The nucleotide window TGGCCCGCCCCCGACGGGCGCATCCTGTGGCCGGAACCGGATCGCAGACCCGTCACCCGCTACTACACCATCCGACGCATCGATCTGCAGACCCGCGAGATCGACATCGATTTCGTGGTCCACGATCATGCCGGACCGGGCTCGGCTTTCGCTCTCAATGCGCAAACCGGCGCCATTTGCGGCATGGCCGGTCCGCTCGGACGAGGCATTCGTCCGGCGCGCTGGTTGCTGCTGGCGGGCGATGAGACCGCCCTTCCCGCCATTGCACGAATCCTTGAGACATTGCCGGCGATGGCAACCGGTGAAGTCTTCATCGAAGTCGCCGACCGGCTCGAGGAGGTTCCGTTGATCGCGCCGGATGGCGTATCAATCCGCTGGCTCCATCGCGGCGACCGTCCGGCCGGGACAACGCAGCTATTGGTCGATGCCGTCAAGGCCGTGCGATGGCCTGATCATCGCGACGTCTTTGCATGGGTCGCGTGCGAAGCGCAGGCGCTGAAGGCGCTGCGAAACCATCTGCGCGACGAGCGGAAGCTCGCCCGTGAGCAGCATCTTGCGGTCGCATATTGGAGCCTGCGGCAGCCATGACATCCCCACATCTGCAGACCGACGGGAGGGCATTCGCCCCGCATCACATAGTCGCCGCAGGCACTTTCCCATGCACGTAGTTCGGCCAACCGAAATCGTCCAGGCATCGCCCGACGCGACCGCGCCCTTGTTCGAACTGGACCAGGTGGCGTTCGCCGTGGCGGGACGCGCACTGCTCGAACCGCTCACCCTGTCGCTTCCCGCGCGCAGCGTCGTCGGCCTGATCGGGCACAATGGCTCCGGCAAATCGACCTTGCTGAAGTTGCTGGCGCGGCAGCGGCCAAGCTCATCCGGCACGATCCGGTTCGAAGGCCGCGCTTTGCGCGAATGGAGCGATCGGGAATACGCCCGCAAGGTCGCCTATTTGCCGCAGCAGACGCCGCCCGCCGCCGGCATGCTGGTGAAGGAACTGGTGGCGCTGGGGCGCTATCCCTGGCATGGCGCGCTGGGCAGGTTCGGCGACACCGACCGCGACAAGGTGGCGGAAGCCATGGCGCTGACCCACATCGAGCCGTTTGCGGACCGGCTGGTCGATACGCTGTCAGGCGGCGAGCGTCAGCGGGTCTGGATCGCCATGCTGGTTGCGCAGGATGCCGAATGCCTGCTGCTTGATGAGCCGACTTCGGCGCTCGACATTGCCCATCAGATCGAAGTTCTGTCACTGGTGAAGCGACTCGCGCGCGAGCGTAATCTCGGCGTGGTCGTCGTGCTCCATGACGTCAACATGGCGGCGCGCTTCTGCAACGAGATCATCGCGCTGCATTCGGGCAAGCTGATTTCGCGCGGCGTGCCGGACAAGATCATGATGCCGGCCGAACTCGAAACCATCTACGGCATTCCGATGGGGGTGATGCCGTCGCCGGATCACAGCCATCTCATCAGCTTCGCACGGTGAGTTCGTAGACGATTTCGCGCTTCGCCGTCATCCGCGTTGCGGGCGCAACAGCCAGAGAAGATAGGGCCCGGCGAGCATCATCGCGAAAATGCCGGCCGGCATCTGGAACGGGAAGATCACCATTCGCCCTGCCCAATCCGCAAACACCATCAGGATTGCTCCAATCAGCGCGGCCAGCGCGGTCTGATGAAGCGCGCGCTGCGCGCCCATCATCCGCGCCATGTGCGGCGCGATGAAACCGACCAGGCTCAATAGCCCGACCATCAGCGTCGCCGTCGCCGTCAACAATGCGGTCAGCAGCATGATGATGATGCGGCTTCTCGCCATCGATACGCCTATAGAACGCGAGGCCGCCGGGCCGAGCGGCAGGATGTCGAGCCAGCGAGACAGCATCGGCACCATGATCAGCAGAAGCAGCGCCGCGGCGGCGAGGACCCAGGCCTCGGCCGAGCCGATCTGATAGAGCGATCCGGTCAGCAACGACAGCAGCATGCCGATGCGCGGATCGCCGGTCGCCAGTGCCATGGCGATGATGGCGCCGAACGCCGCGCTCATGGCGACACCAGCCAGCAGCACACGCTCCGGACTGAATTCGGACCGCCGGCTGAACAGGAGAACCAGCCCGAGCACGATGAAGGCCCCGATCCCGCCGCCTGCAATCTGCGCCACGCGCGTGTGGGAAGGAAGGAGATAGAGAAGAACGATCACGCCCATCGCGGCACCGTAGCTGATCCCCATCACCTCTGGAGCCGCCATCGGATTTCCGGTCATGCGCTGCAGCAGCGTGCCCGCCACCGCCAGCGTGGCCCCTGCGGCCAACGCCGATACCACGCGCGGCCAGCGCCACGGCAGGAATTCCTGGATGCCGGCGAGACCACTCCAGTTCCAGCCCTCGGCGCCGACCCCGACTGCGAGCGCGATCCAGACCACGAACAACAGCAAGGCCAGACCAAACAGGATCACCCGCCAGGGATGGTCGAGACGTGGTGGAACGGATGGTGTGAGATTTCCGACCGGAGCTGCAGACCGTAGCCGCGGCAACAGCACCAGCAACAAGGGCGCGCCGATCAAGGCCGTGGCTGCGCCGGCCGGCATCTCGCGATAGCCCGGCGGAATCAGCAGCACAAGCTCGTCTGCCAGCCACAGCAGGCCGGCGCCGCAGAGCGGCGCCCAGATCAGCCGATCGCGGAAACGACGCGCGCCTGCAAGCATCGCGAGAGCCGGCCCGGTCAGACCGACAAAGCCCAATACGCCGACCACACTGACCACCGAAGCGCTGAGAGCGATCGCAATGCCAAGCGCGCAGACCCGCGCGCCTGTCAATCCGAGGCCGAGATTGCGCGCGGTCTCGTCGTCGAAGCCGAGCAAGGTCAGCGGGCGGACCATCGCCGCGATCAGCACGAACGAAATCAGAAGCCGCGGCGCCAGGAACGCCGCATTGCTCCAGTCCTGCTGGTTGAGATAGCCCGCGCCCCAGATGAACAGGCCGATCAGGTAGTCATGGTTGAGCAACACCAGGGCCTGGGTCGTCACGGCGCAATAGTAGCCAACGATCAGCCCGGCCAGCACCAGCACGACCGGCGATAGCGCACGTTTCCAGGTGAGGCCGAACACGCACAGGAACGCGGCGAACCCGCCGACCAGCGCAATCCACTCGCGGCCGAACGCAAGCAGCGATGGCGCCCACAACGTCGTCATGGCCAGCGCGAGATAGGCGCCGTTCGAGACACCGAGCGTGGTCGGCTCGGCCAGCGGATTGCGCAGCACCTGCTGACAGACGGCGCCGGCAAGGCCCAATGCTGCGCCGGCCAATAGCGCCACCGCAATTCGCGGAAACACGGTATAATGCACGAGCATCTGCTGCGGATCGTCGATTTCGGGACGCCACAGCACCGGCAACCACGCGTTAACAGGCAGATATCCCGACAGGTGCCGAAAGGTCAGCGCAGAGGCCGCCGCAAACAGCAAGCCGATCAGTATCGCAGGATGCATTTCGATCCCGGATCGGGCGGGCAGCGCGTCAACCTTGCTCATTGTTTTCCTGCGGCAAACGTTCGGCGAGAAGGCGTGCGAAGCGTTCGGCCGCTGGCACGCCGCCATAGAAGAATTGATTTCCCAGCACCGTCAGCCGCCCCGACCTAAGGAACGGCAGGGTCCGCAGCACCGGGCTTGCGTTGAGCAGGGCTTCGATATCGGCAACCCGCGAACTCATCAGAACCAATCGCGCATCCGGAACCGCGGCGAGCACTTCAAGACCAACGCTGGTATGTCCCCAAGGACCGCTCTGCCCGGTCCAGGCATTCTTCAATCCGAACTGACCGAGGACTTCCTGGTAAAGGCTATTCGGGCCGAACACGAGCGCACGGTTGCGCGCGATCTCGCTGACGAGATACAGCGGCTTGCCGCTGCGACCGCGAAGCTGATCGCGGTAGCCGGCCATGGCGGCATCGAAGCGCGCCAGATAGGCCTCGCAAGCGGCCTGCACGCCGAGGCGCTGCGCCAGCTCCATCGTCGAGCTGCGTGCTGTCTCGAGCGGATGTCGGCCGGGCTTGAAAATCGTGAAGACCTCGACCGGCGCAATCAGCTTGAGCCGCGGTATTGCGGCCGTGATGCTGGGATCGACGATGATGATATCGGGCGAAAAACTCTGCAGCAGTTCGAGATTTGGCTCCGAACGCAGGCCGATCTCCTGAACGCTTGACGGGACAGCCGGTTCGACGACGAGCCGGCTGTAACGCTCGATTTCCGGAATGACTAACGGTACGACGCCAAGCGCCAGAATGGTCTGCGCGCAGGCCCAGCCGAGCGCGGCGACGCGCGGGCCGGCCTGCGGCGCGGCGGCTTGAGCAAGCGCGATGGGCCAGCCACCTGCAAGCACCCCGCCGCCGATGCCCGCGCCCACTGTGAGAAGCGCGCGGCGAGACAGCCTGCGATCGGAGAGTAAATTCTTGCTCATGGGGTGCGGCTCGAGAACGGCTTGCGGCGAGGCTGCGAGAGACGGGAGTTATGGCATACCTTCATATGCCCTGTCTTTCCATGCCCGGCCGCGGCCTTTCGCCTGCTGCGCGAAACGCGCTGGCCAGCGCCTGCCCGATCGCCACCCGCGCCTGCAGGGCGTCGGCCACGACATTTCCCATCCGCAGGAACTCGTGGATCATGCCCGGATAGACCTGCAGGTCGACGGGAACGCCGGCAGCGCGGAGCTTTGCTGCGTATTCGCGCCCTTCGTCCACCAGGGGATCACATTCGGCGAGCACAATGAGCGCCGGGGACAGCCCCGAGAGATCTTCCGCGGCCAGCGGCGCAAAGCGCCAATCGTCACGATCGGAATCGTCGCGGAGATATTGCCGGAAGAACCACTCGACGGTGCTGCGCTCCAGGAGATAGCCGGAACCATATTGCTCATAGGAATCGGAGGTTTGCCGGGAGCTCAGACCGGGATAGGCGAGCACCTGAAGCACAGGCTGTGGCAGGATTCTGTTCGCCTTGGCTTCGATGGCAAGCGCCGCGGCGAGCGTCCCGCCGGCGCTGTCGCCGCCGACGGCGACGCGGCCGGCATCTAGCCCTGCAGCAGGCCCGTCGCGGCCGATCCAGGCCAGCGCATCGACTGCATCCTCGAACGCGGTCGGAAACTTGTGCTCCGGCGCAAGCCGATAGCCAACCGACAGCACGGCCGCGCCGCTGTCTTCGGCGAGACCGCGGCACAAAGGCTGATGTGAGTCCGGGCTTCCGACGACAAAGCCGCCGCCGTGCATGTAGAGAATCACCGGCGCCGGATTGCGACGGCCTGGCTCCTGCTTCGCGTACAGCCTCGCCTCGATCATGGCTCCATCGCGCATCGGCAGCGCGAGGTGACGCTCGTAAGCGAGCGCCGGCGGATCGACATCGAGCAGCGGCGATGATGCATCGAAATCGGCCCGCGCCTGTTCGGCCGTCAGTTGCGGAAACGGAATGCGTGCCCCGCTTTCGGTGCCGGCCTGCACCATCTCGAGCAGTGCGGCGATATCGGGATCAAGGCTCATGCGACTATTCACTCCGCCGGCTCGGGCACCGTATCCTGCGACGCTATCGATGCCGTCTCCGGCACGAGCAGGCCGCAGATCTCATCGAGCAAGCCGGCATCCTTCAGGATCGTGAAGTGATTGTCGCCGACGACGCCGCGGTCAATGGCGTCAGGCAGTTGTGTCTCCAGCCGATCGCGCTGCGTCAGGCGGCCCGACGTCCACCAGCACAATGGCTTGGTCGCAAGACGCCGCGGCGGCGCCGCGTTCTGCGTCAGGGTCTTGAGGTGCCGGCCGACTGCGAAGGCTGCTGATAGGTCGTCGACGCCGAGCAGCATGCCGTCCGCCGAAGTTCGCTCCCCCAATATCTGTGCGACCAGGCGCCGGACGCTCTCGGATGTCTCCGGCATGCCTGCGGCCTTCGCCTCCTCCACATGCGAACTGATACGAACGGCCGCGGCGTGCGGCAGAACGGCCGACAGCAATCCCGCGAGATCATCGATCCAGTGGGCTGCCGCTGCCTGCCGATCCGATCCGCCGTGCTCACGCAGCACAAAGCTATCGACCATCAGGAGACAATCGACGCGTTCACCGCTCCGTTCGAGCTCGGCTGCAACAAGCGTGACGAGAAGGCCTCCGAGCGACCAGCCGATCAAGCTATAGGGACCTTGCGGCTGAACCCGCCTGATTTCGCTCGCATAGTCGGCCGCCATCGTTTCGAGCGACCGGTCGCTCCACGAACTGTCGACCAGCATCCTGGACTGCAGCCCGATCACCTGCCGGCGTTCTTCGAGGCGGCGCGCCAGCGGCCCATAATCGAAAACGGTACCGAAACCACCGTGCACGCAGAACACCGGATGCGCGCCGTGAACCGCGGCATTCAGCGGCAGCAGCGCTGTCGGCGGCGGCGCAGCGACGGGCGTCGAGGAAGCGTTGTCCGCGAGCAGCGCGCGGATCGTCGGCTTTTGCAGGAGATCGCGAAGCTTGATCTCGATGCCAAACGTCTTGTCCTGCCGAAGCCGGGCCACGACCTTGAGACTCAGAATCGAATTGCCGCCGAGCTCGAAGAAATTATCGGTGACGCCGACCTGCGGCAGCTTGAGGATGTCGGCCCACAGGCGCGCCATCGCAGTTTCGGCCGGCCCTTGCGGAGCCACAAAGCTTCGCCCGGCCGAGTCGGGCGCCGGCAGTGCACGCCGGTCAACCTTGCCGCTCGACAACACCGGCAGTCGCTCAAGCACCATGATCCGCGCCGGCACCATGTAGACCGGCAGAGTCAGCTTGAGGAAGGAGGTCAATCCCTCGACCAACGCCTCGGCAGCATCTCCCGCTGCGTCCTTTGCAGCCTTCGGCGCGACATAGGCCACGAGCTGGTTTCCAGCCGAGCCCGGCAACGCCAGCACGGCCGCCTGCTCGATCTCCACGTGACGAAGCAGCGAGGTCTGGATCTCTCCAAGCTCGATCCGGAAGCCGTTGACCTTGACCTGGTCGTCGCTGCGGCCGAGATATTCGACGGTACCGTCCTCGCGCCAGCGCGCGAGGTCGCCGGTCCGGTAAAGCCGCCCCCCCGGCAGCGCAGAGAATGGATCAGGCACGAAGCGCTCGGCGGTCATGCCCGCCTTGCCGTGATAGCCGCGCGCCAGCCCGAAGCCGCCGAGATAGAGCTCGCCAGCGACACCGGCGGGAATGATGTTGAGCGAACTGTCGAGAATGTAGGCGCGGCGGTCGCCGACCGGCAAACCGATCGGCGCGTACGGCGTCTCGCATTCGCCAGTTCCATCGACCTTCCAGACCAGCGGCGTGACGACGGTTTCGGTCGGACCGTAGCCGTTGATCAATATCCGCGGTTTCAGAACGCGCCTGACCTTGTCGAAGCCAGCCTTCGGCATTGCCTCGCCACCGAACGAGTACAGTTTGACCGGCGGCGGATTACCCGCCTGCTCGACCGCCTCCGCAACCTGCTGCAGATAGGCCGGCGGCAACCCGATATGCGTGACCTGATGCGCATGCAGGTTTTCGACGGTCTGCTCCGGCGTCCACAATTCGGCGTCGCGCATCAAGAGCCGCGCGCCGTGCGACAACACCGTCAGCCAGCGTTCATGGGCACCATCGAAGGCCAGCGACAGGAAATGCAGCTCGCACGAGCTCTCGTCGATCTCGTAAAGCCTGCCCGTGACGTGACAGTGCATCGCCAGCGGCCCATGAGCGACGGCCACGCCTTTTGGCGTGCCCGTCGAGCCGGACGTGTAGATGAGGTAAGCGAGATTATCGGCGTGCAAGTCTGGTTGCGGCGCATGATCCGGTCCGGCATCGAAATCGAATGTCGCAAGGGAGATTCTCTCGACACCATCGATGCCTTCCCGGATATCGAGCTGTCCCGTCAGCAGGAACGATATCCCGGCATCGCGCATGACGAAGACGCGCCGCTCGGCCGGAATCTCCGGGTCGAGCGGGACGTAGGCCCCGCCCGCCTTCAGGACCGCCAGCAGCGCTACCATTGTGGCTTCGGTTCGCTCGACCACAACACCAACGCGCTGCTCGGGCTTCAGCCCCCGGCCGATCAGGTGATGGGCAAGACGATTGGCCCTGGCCTCGAGCGTACCGAACGAGAGCGTTGTGCCGCCGATGGTAAGCGCCGTCCGCTCCGGATGCCGCCGCGCGTGGATGCTGATCGACTCGTGAACCAGCGGCAATGCGACCGCTGACGTCGCGTGGCGATTGCAGTTTTCGGCGAGAGCGGCGTCGATCGCCGTGACCGGATCGATGCTGCCGAGCAACGCCGACGAATCGCGGGTCAGCGCGGCCAGCAGTTGCTCGAACTGCGCCTTGATCTGCGTCGCCTGTGTTGCCGCAAAATGGCTCGGCATATAGGTGTACTCGATCTGAAGCGTGTCCTCGACGAGCACCGACAGGTCCATCGGATAGTTCGTCACG belongs to Bradyrhizobium icense and includes:
- a CDS encoding siderophore-interacting protein, encoding MDSLVSETRIPIADAAGLAARMIDHLAEHDIAFEDQGGLMVAKLPFGTSSLAVEAEALKIRVEANDKGNLEMLRSVVASHVIEFAGDEPLTIVWSGHESSGGTLANFREVRLKAAIDLTPRMRRLTFTGDDIARFVNDDDLHVRLYFPPEGLAKPEWPWPAPDGRILWPEPDRRPVTRYYTIRRIDLQTREIDIDFVVHDHAGPGSAFALNAQTGAICGMAGPLGRGIRPARWLLLAGDETALPAIARILETLPAMATGEVFIEVADRLEEVPLIAPDGVSIRWLHRGDRPAGTTQLLVDAVKAVRWPDHRDVFAWVACEAQALKALRNHLRDERKLAREQHLAVAYWSLRQP
- a CDS encoding ATP-binding cassette domain-containing protein, whose amino-acid sequence is MHVVRPTEIVQASPDATAPLFELDQVAFAVAGRALLEPLTLSLPARSVVGLIGHNGSGKSTLLKLLARQRPSSSGTIRFEGRALREWSDREYARKVAYLPQQTPPAAGMLVKELVALGRYPWHGALGRFGDTDRDKVAEAMALTHIEPFADRLVDTLSGGERQRVWIAMLVAQDAECLLLDEPTSALDIAHQIEVLSLVKRLARERNLGVVVVLHDVNMAARFCNEIIALHSGKLISRGVPDKIMMPAELETIYGIPMGVMPSPDHSHLISFAR
- a CDS encoding ABC transporter substrate-binding protein, coding for MSKNLLSDRRLSRRALLTVGAGIGGGVLAGGWPIALAQAAAPQAGPRVAALGWACAQTILALGVVPLVIPEIERYSRLVVEPAVPSSVQEIGLRSEPNLELLQSFSPDIIIVDPSITAAIPRLKLIAPVEVFTIFKPGRHPLETARSSTMELAQRLGVQAACEAYLARFDAAMAGYRDQLRGRSGKPLYLVSEIARNRALVFGPNSLYQEVLGQFGLKNAWTGQSGPWGHTSVGLEVLAAVPDARLVLMSSRVADIEALLNASPVLRTLPFLRSGRLTVLGNQFFYGGVPAAERFARLLAERLPQENNEQG
- a CDS encoding alpha/beta hydrolase, encoding MSLDPDIAALLEMVQAGTESGARIPFPQLTAEQARADFDASSPLLDVDPPALAYERHLALPMRDGAMIEARLYAKQEPGRRNPAPVILYMHGGGFVVGSPDSHQPLCRGLAEDSGAAVLSVGYRLAPEHKFPTAFEDAVDALAWIGRDGPAAGLDAGRVAVGGDSAGGTLAAALAIEAKANRILPQPVLQVLAYPGLSSRQTSDSYEQYGSGYLLERSTVEWFFRQYLRDDSDRDDWRFAPLAAEDLSGLSPALIVLAECDPLVDEGREYAAKLRAAGVPVDLQVYPGMIHEFLRMGNVVADALQARVAIGQALASAFRAAGERPRPGMERQGI
- the fhuB gene encoding Fe(3+)-hydroxamate ABC transporter permease FhuB — translated: MSKVDALPARSGIEMHPAILIGLLFAAASALTFRHLSGYLPVNAWLPVLWRPEIDDPQQMLVHYTVFPRIAVALLAGAALGLAGAVCQQVLRNPLAEPTTLGVSNGAYLALAMTTLWAPSLLAFGREWIALVGGFAAFLCVFGLTWKRALSPVVLVLAGLIVGYYCAVTTQALVLLNHDYLIGLFIWGAGYLNQQDWSNAAFLAPRLLISFVLIAAMVRPLTLLGFDDETARNLGLGLTGARVCALGIAIALSASVVSVVGVLGFVGLTGPALAMLAGARRFRDRLIWAPLCGAGLLWLADELVLLIPPGYREMPAGAATALIGAPLLLVLLPRLRSAAPVGNLTPSVPPRLDHPWRVILFGLALLLFVVWIALAVGVGAEGWNWSGLAGIQEFLPWRWPRVVSALAAGATLAVAGTLLQRMTGNPMAAPEVMGISYGAAMGVIVLLYLLPSHTRVAQIAGGGIGAFIVLGLVLLFSRRSEFSPERVLLAGVAMSAAFGAIIAMALATGDPRIGMLLSLLTGSLYQIGSAEAWVLAAAALLLLIMVPMLSRWLDILPLGPAASRSIGVSMARSRIIIMLLTALLTATATLMVGLLSLVGFIAPHMARMMGAQRALHQTALAALIGAILMVFADWAGRMVIFPFQMPAGIFAMMLAGPYLLWLLRPQRG